The Anguilla rostrata isolate EN2019 chromosome 2, ASM1855537v3, whole genome shotgun sequence genome contains the following window.
TCGAAACGGTTACTTCCAAGGTGCTTTGGAAGTCAGTGATGATTAACATCTGACCCAGATTGCTGATCTTCGGCAGATCCATTTTCTTCATCGATGATGCGCAGATGATCTGTCCAATCGGGGGAGTTCATGTGTCCGTCATCTGTCCAATTCCGGCCCTGACACACTCCCACCGTAAATCCCGCCCACCTCCTCTGCCAGGATGCGAAAGGATTTTCCGTTTCAtgagcggggaaaaaaaaaaacagctctcaGCGGGGCCCAGAGCAGACAGCCAAGCCGCACTTCTCCATTAAGGGACCCCTCCCGGGTCAAGAGAAGGAAAAACTGACGGGGGGCCGAGAATGTCTGAGAGGCAGAACGCGTCCTTCAGCCGGAGTCCAGTCCAGAGGGGGCCAGCagacaggtttaaaaaaaaataataaatcagcgACTGCAAGAACAGGGAGTTCACGCCGTGGTGTAACGACGAGGCTCAAATTTCGGCACGGAGACGCTAATGGGCGCGCGTGTGGAAGGAAGCGTTCCTCTCcgtaccccacacacactccgcacAGGGTCTGGCCCCGTCTGCCCAAACCAGCCGGCCTGAGCTGGCTGAACTGGATACGGCTCGGCCAAACTTGGACAGGGCCATTTTTTGCTCCACGGTTGTTTTTCTCTCGTTGCCGGGAAACAAACTCTCGTTTCTAAAATGGCAGACGGTCTATACATGTCTAGATGGTCTGGAAAGGCGGCGTTCTCTTCTCTGCTCTACGCCGAAGCGTCATCGCTGGGCGTCTGCGGTAATACGGTACTCCACCACTTCATTTACGCGTGACTTTTCAGCAACTGTGTCGATAAAATATTAATCAGCATTTTtaatgcagcaaaaaaaaaataaaaataaaaaaatgcacaagaacaaaacaagagGAAACCTTCCCGTGATGATCTACTGTACCTTTGTACTTCATGTTGTCTTAATTATAACCCTGTTAAAAGGTGACGGGACCCCCATTTCTGTATGTCTCTGACAgactaaaaatatataagaaatatCTGCTTCTAAAAGATTATGATTCTTACATCTTAATCATTCTCTTTGGGTATTTATAGCATTTATAGAATTTGTAGTATTTGTAGTTGAAGAACCAGCAGGTGTAATTTGAGCACTATGCCAAAAATATTGTGTCATTTAccatcaccccctccctccccccacacacacacacacgcaaacactgcCCCCCCATTCTACATCTCCATCCTACACCCCTCACAGTTCCGTGAGCACTGATATCAGAAGGACTgcatcctccccctccctttgtCCATTCAAACAAAAGCGGAGGACTAGTCTGTATCCAAAAACAGGGAAGCCTGTTCTTTCGGCTTCTGTTCCAGGAAGGCACAGTATCACCCCCCCTTCCTGTTCCCTCTTGCGTCCTCCCACCATCCCGGAGACAGGCGCCTCTTCACCCTCCTCATCTTCACCACTGTGGCCTCCCTGTGTAgttgggcggggcagaggggatCTgtgggagacagacagacagggccagTTAGAAGCAAATTCACTTTCTAATTCCCGTAGATATcgaggcagagagagtgaatgtgtgtgtgtgtgtgtgtgtgtgtatgtgagtgcgtgtgtgtctgatgcAGCAGTACACCCCCAGCTCAGCGTCAGTACAGCTCCGAGGTTTCTCTGAATCGGCTTATTTGGTCTGATTGAGTGGCTGTCAGTGGGCTGCAGGGTAGCGTGTGGctctgcctggcctggcctggccatCCTGCTCTGTCTGTAAGGGCATATTTATAGCAGCTGAGACTGGAGCAGGGCAACcttcatactcacacacagcccatccATCCACACACAATATGAGCCtgacagacccacagacaccaCCAAGATGGATGACAGGACTAtggacacagtgctgtgtgtatgctagTGTGAggaataatgtgtgtgtaagtaagaCTATGTGTGTGCTAagaatgcgtgtgtgagtaaaagtgtgtgttgtgtgtgtgagagtgtgtgtgagctagTGTAaggaagaatgtgtgtgtgagtaagagtgtgtgtgtgtgtgctagtgtgggtaagagtgtgtgtgtgtgtgtgtgtgggtaagagagtgtgtgtgtgagtgtgtgtgcgtgtgcgtgtgcgtgtgcgtgtgtgcgtgtgtgtgtgtgtgtgtgtgtgtgaggtaaaggcagacacactcactgtgCCTCCGTTCAGCACTACGGCCATCTCCGTTGGCTGGTAGACGTTGCTGCGGAAGGGAACTCCACTGTTGCGGAGACCGATGTTGCTGTTGCGGTAGCCGGGCCTGAGggctggaacacacacacacggtcaggaggcctcagatacacacacttacacacacacacacacacacacggtcaggAGgcatcagatacacacacacacacacacacacacactgatacacacgcacacacacacacactgatacacacgcacacacacacgcacaaactcacgcacacgcacacactcacaatgatacacacacacacacacatgcgcacatgcacacacacaaactcacactgatacacacacacacacatacacacacacatacatacatacacactcacacacagtgatacagtaCCCGCGCTGTGCTCGTCGAAGGAGAAGGCGTGGTTCTCCATGTAGGGCCGGTGGGAGAGGGGCAGGTCCTCGTCGAAGCTGGTCTCgcggaggcggggcgggggctgcGAGGTGTCGAAGTAGTCGGGGGTGtcgggctggggggcggggcgcagGCAGAAGTGGGCCTCGGGGACGGcgtggaggagcagcagcagccagcccTGGGACACCAGCGCCACGGCCAGAACCGGGTCGTCCCAGTCCGGGGCGTGGCCCAGCGCCCCGTTACCGTAGAGATAGAAGCCCAGCCAGGCGGCCCACAGCAGGACGGACGCCAGGCAGGAGACGAAGAGCCAGACGGCGCTGCGGCGCCAGCGCTGCTCCTTCCCGCGCAGCGCCAGGCCGGCGGTCAGCGTGGCGGCCAGCAGCAGCGCCGCCACGTAGCTGCAGGCCAGCGCGAAGTCCAGCGGCTGGTACAGGCAGGCCGGCTGGCCCTCCCGCGCCACCGTCAGCAGGATCCACTCGGCCGCCACGATGCCCTGCACGGTGGTGAGCGCCAGCGCCAGCCCCGCCAGCGCCCAGCCGCCGGGGGTCCGCCCGCCCCGCGCCAGCCGCCGCACCCGCCAGCCCTGCACCAGCAGGCAGGAGAAGCAGAGGGCGAAGAGCGCCCCCCAGAGGGCGCGCCGCACCACGCACAGCGCCTCGCCGCTCTCGATGAGGAAGGCGAAGCTGAGGCCGAAGAGGCCGACCGCGCCggcgagcaggaggaggaggagccccaCCCCGCTGCGTCTCTCCGGCTCGGAGACTCGGCGCAGGACGCCCAGCAGGACCCCGCCCAGGAGCAGGCACGCCAGCACGCCCCCGCCCGCCACAGACTCCAgcaccaccccccacaccgccTCCAGGTCGCACAGCAGCGCGTAGGGCCGGCCCAGCCCCGGGCCACACCCCCGCGGGGGGCTGTCCGTCACGTTCATCTGGGAGGAGCCGCGGTCCGccagagacaggaggaggaggaggagcacaaGACTGAACGACAtcactgggagagagagagagagagagagaaggagtgaggaagaaaggaggaaggagggcgaaaaggggaggagaagagcaagagagaaacagggagaggtagagagagagacagggagtgagAGCGAAAAAGATAAATGGaaagaatgagtgagagagcaagagaggagtGGAAGAGAAGAATAGAgaataggagagagagaagcaaagaGAGGCAGGGAGATAGAGTAATAGAGAGAAACAAATGAGAAAACCAGAGGAatggacagaaagaaagaatgataCAGAGGGATGATGAGAAAGGAATAAAAGGTGGGAGAAgtggagaaatagagagagagagagtggtagagaagaagagaaaactgctggtcagaaCCTGGTCATCTGTACGGTCTTGTTcagcagtccctctctctctgccttaaACCTAACAACTGCTTTCTGCCTGCATCCCAGAGAAGAACACTGTGACCCTGCCTGTCCGTCATCtcccaggggtcagaggtcagacgCTTCCCTCTATTCACACATTTTAGTGTGAGTGCATCAGGGAACAGAGTAGCTCACTGctccgaacacacacacacacacacacacacacacatatagcagagggactgcaggcaggccatggaaacaaacacacagtggtGCTTGACAGCTCACAGTCACGCACATCCACACgggaacaggaagcagaaggtCACACGGTGCAGAGTGGGCGGAgctgagtgggcggggctgggcggtaCTGTATGTGCAGGGGAAATCCTATAGATAACCCAAGTTCTGCTGCTGAcatcattcacaaacacagaaaagaaaatccaCATCTCATCAAACAGGCTCACGAAATATTTTCGCAAATTTTGCGGGCCTTGCttggttaaaaacattttattttacgtATGTGTGACACATAcgtaaaataaatgtgtggtaCATGCAGTGTATCAAGCTTATGCTCAAAGAACAATCATGCAATCTGAATATGACGgattcattcaaatgaattaGATCTGTCATCTGCAGATTCTGACACTTTCCAAATCAccataaaagataaataaattttataaataaatgcccGTTTCTCTCGAAAGACATCACAAGCTGTTTTGTctgggaagtgtttttctccAACAGAAATGTTTGGCGTGCTTAAATAGGTGCCGACAGAAGCAGTGTTTTCAGTAGAAGAGATGTCATGCATTATTAACGTTGtcataatatatttatgttgCACAGAATTTTTTGTGAGCAAGTTCAGAGAGTGGAAGAAGCGCAATCCTTTACAAAGCCAAGTCTGTGACACGGCAAGTCTTCTCGTATCACGGGCAAAGGAAGCGATTCTGTGGGGCCAATTGCCTGGTGTGGCATGGGCATTGTCTGCTTCAGCAAGCTACTTGgcatgaattgcttcagtatatatttagcagtataaatggatgcttagaagaaaaaaatgcaaaagctgtgtaagagcatctgctcaaTGCCTGTAGTGTATTGAGACAGCTGACAAAGATATACCGACCTACAAATTAAGTATGAGATCATTTGTAGGTCAGCGGTTGGAGAACTGGATTTGTTACCCAAAGGTTACAGAATTGATTCTTAGGTGAGCCACACCCATTGTGCCCTTGAACATGGTACTGAACCTGAGCTGCTTCtgtaaaatacccagctgtatgaatggatactaTGCGAAAAGTTCCATaagggtgtctgctaaatgcttgtaatgcaACCTTAAATGAGCTGAATTTGCATGATAATTTCTCACATATATAGCTTGGAACATCTGTAGTCTTTGTTTCTTCTCTAGGGAAGAAAAGGTTCAAATGttcaaactttaaaataaagttaCTGGTAGCCATATCTTCTCTATCCCGGAAGTGTGACCTGGTTGGTTCAACGTTGTATGTCGTTGGCTATGATAGCTGTCAGAGACTAAACCTGGCACATTGTTGGCCATTCTGCAGTAAACCAGCTATCTCTGATCCATCGGCAGCCACTGTAGTACCATTGATGTCACACTACATTTCCCCAACAGTATCTCTTTAGACACAGGTCGATGCTGGCGTCCAAAAATCAATTTCCCCTGATCTTTCTGTCTCTAGGGCCCAAATGTAATCAACTCATAGAAGGGGTCAAATTGACCGTATGTAAACTACCGGTTGGATGTGCCAACTACGATAAACCGGGTGACTGCTCCATTATAACTTCCCATTTGTCATTGACAAGCACAGGGCTTGCAGTTCATTGACATTAATATGgcgtctgtctttctgtctcctgGCTCACTGCCACTGTCCGTAACACAGCTACTGTAAGAGGCTGCTGCATCTATACatactcatcacacacacacacacacacacacacacccaggcgcatgcacacacacacacacacacacacacacagacgcacaaacacacacatacacccaacaactcattcacacacgctcaccccccccacacacacacacacacacacacacacacaggtgcacgcacacacacacacacacacacacacgcatacaccaaACAACTCATTCATACAAACACCTACACCTacaaacaccccacccccacacacacacacacatatacacacattcaggcaCTTTGCAGCTTAACCCCGACAAATTCAGATGAAAACTCGCGGTCCACCATTACAAGTCAACCTGTTCCATATTTCAGCTTCAACAGCGTAGAGTGTTCAGACTAACCAGCTGAATGTTGTTTGATTGAAAAACAATTCTATTGGCCCCTATTGCTTCGATGGCTTTGGTGACTCCCAATGCTTGCattattttggcagttttgcAATCATCATTCTGAGCCCCTACAACAACACGACCACGCCGTATTAGCCCGGTTACCGTAGAAACCCTCTCTTCAGCGAACTTGTGCTCCCCACTTGTGTGTCGGCGTTACATAACCAGGCCGCCACTGAGTCACCGCTTGGCACGGCGTGCCCATATCCAAtccgcaccacacacactgttctgcCCGGGGTCGACGCTGCCAGAcagtgtgtgagaaagacaAGGATGAGTGGGAGCATGTGTTAGAGAGgcatgcgtatgtatgtgtgtgtgtgtgtgtgtgggtgtgtgggagagagagagggagggaggatatATTAaagatgtgtgtgagtgtgtatgagtgtgtgtgtatgagtgtgtaagtgtgtgcaagagtgtgtgtgtacatgtgagtgtgtaagtgtgtgcaagagtgtgtgtgtacatgcgagtgtgtaagtgtgtgcgagagtgtgtgtgtacatgcgagtgtgtaagtgtgtgcgagagtgtgtatgtgaatgttcGTATGAGTGCTAACTGGCACTATCTAAAAGGAggacaaataaacagaaacagatgGCACAGCCAGCAACTGTCCAAGGAAGGAAGCCAGACGAGCCGAGAGCGGATCCTacatttcctcttcctgtcagctCCCCGTACAGATCGCCTACATCAAAACAACGTCCTGCCAGGCCGCCTCACGCACGCAGTCAAAGACTTCAGAAACAAGCCGCATCACTGGCTCGCTCGCATCGGATATGGGCCCT
Protein-coding sequences here:
- the gprc5bb gene encoding G protein-coupled receptor, class C, group 5, member Bb isoform X2 is translated as MSFSLVLLLLLLSLADRGSSQMNVTDSPPRGCGPGLGRPYALLCDLEAVWGVVLESVAGGGVLACLLLGGVLLGVLRRVSEPERRSGVGLLLLLLAGAVGLFGLSFAFLIESGEALCVVRRALWGALFALCFSCLLVQGWRVRRLARGGRTPGGWALAGLALALTTVQGIVAAEWILLTVAREGQPACLYQPLDFALACSYVAALLLAATLTAGLALRGKEQRWRRSAVWLFVSCLASVLLWAAWLGFYLYGNGALGHAPDWDDPVLAVALVSQGWLLLLLHAVPEAHFCLRPAPQPDTPDYFDTSQPPPRLRETSFDEDLPLSHRPYMENHAFSFDEHSAALRPGYRNSNIGLRNSGVPFRSNVYQPTEMAVVLNGGTIPSAPPNYTGRPQW
- the gprc5bb gene encoding G protein-coupled receptor, class C, group 5, member Bb isoform X1 gives rise to the protein MSFSLVLLLLLLSLADRGSSQMNVTDSPPRGCGPGLGRPYALLCDLEAVWGVVLESVAGGGVLACLLLGGVLLGVLRRVSEPERRSGVGLLLLLLAGAVGLFGLSFAFLIESGEALCVVRRALWGALFALCFSCLLVQGWRVRRLARGGRTPGGWALAGLALALTTVQGIVAAEWILLTVAREGQPACLYQPLDFALACSYVAALLLAATLTAGLALRGKEQRWRRSAVWLFVSCLASVLLWAAWLGFYLYGNGALGHAPDWDDPVLAVALVSQGWLLLLLHAVPEAHFCLRPAPQPDTPDYFDTSQPPPRLRETSFDEDLPLSHRPYMENHAFSFDEHSAALRPGYRNSNIGLRNSGVPFRSNVYQPTEMAVVLNGGTTEQDGQARPGRATRYPAAH